The following proteins come from a genomic window of Salvia hispanica cultivar TCC Black 2014 chromosome 4, UniMelb_Shisp_WGS_1.0, whole genome shotgun sequence:
- the LOC125220113 gene encoding uncharacterized protein LOC125220113 has product MIKKLLAMKNFSPKKENRFRSSAAMSHHFPPAIIRGAFENVRLSGRNVGASMIAGGGDDEGGEARGSCSINIYINNDVQGINNSLLLGSDVRMGDPGVSLSLEGLDLDRGIRLVTKNKATDSTTRLVLLLAFGTLILSILAYFLA; this is encoded by the coding sequence ATGATCAAGAAACTTCTAGCCATGAAAAACTTCTCCCCCAAAAAAGAGAACAGGTTCAGGTCCTCTGCAGCCATGAGCCACCATTTCCCTCCAGCCATCATCCGCGGCGCCTTCGAAAACGTGAGGCTGAGTGGCCGGAATGTGGGTGCGTCGATGATAGCCGGTGGTGGGGATGATGAGGGCGGCGAGGCTCGGGGAAGCTGCagcataaatatatacataaataatgaTGTGCAAGGCATCAACAACTCTCTGTTGTTGGGCAGTGATGTGAGAATGGGGGACCCTGGAGTTAGCTTGTCTTTGGAAGGATTGGATTTGGATAGAGGGATTCGCCTTGTGACCAAGAATAAGGCAACTGATTCTACTACACGTTTGGTATTATTGCTTGCGTTTGGAACGCTCATTCTCTCAATCTTAGCTTATTTTTTAGCTTGA
- the LOC125219813 gene encoding xyloglucan galactosyltransferase MUR3 has translation MRRRSAAEVPLVDLMEKGHGRMHYSRLCLLAAISAFFWLCLLCFHFMVIGNGSIADSSPRLEHVSINAKSVNTLPVDTYPSPVSRSMGISNDRAGDKEKSNNVIHRPQEERPTYSFVRALRTVENKSDPCGGRYIYVHNLPPRFNEDMLKECRSLSLWTNMCKFTTNAGLGPPLENVEGVFSNTGWYATNQFAVDVIFSNRMKQYECLTNDSSLAAAIFVPFYAGFDIARYLWGHNISTRDAASLDLVDWLAKTPEWSIMGGKDHFLVAGRITWDFRRLSDQESDWGNKLLFLPSSKNMSMLVVESSPWNANDFGIPYPTYFHPAKDADVIIWQDRMRKLERKYLFCFAGAPRPGNAKSIRGQIIDQCKNSAVCKLLECDFGESKCHSPSSIMQMFQSSLFCMQPQGDSYTRRSAFDSMLAGCIPVFSHPGSAYIQYTWHLPKNYSVYSVFLPEDDIRKNVSIEQRLSQISAERVKEMREAVINLIPQLIYADPRSKLETFRDAFDVAVSAVIDKVTKLRKDTIEGRRDDDFIEEISWKYDLLGEDRAAGPHEWDPYFSKPKKDG, from the coding sequence ATGAGACGCCGCTCGGCGGCTGAGGTTCCGTTGGTTGATCTGATGGAGAAAGGGCATGGCAGAATGCATTATTCGCGGCTTTGTTTGTTAGCCGCAATATCAGCATTCTTTTGGTTATGCCTCTTGTGCTTTCATTTTATGGTGATTGGTAATGGTAGTATTGCTGATAGCTCTCCTCGATTAGAGCACGTTTCCATTAATGCTAAATCGGTTAACACTCTGCCTGTTGATACGTATCCCTCCCCAGTTAGTCGTTCTATGGGCATTTCGAATGATCGAGCTGGGGATAAGGAGAAGTCTAACAATGTTATTCATAGGCCTCAAGAGGAGAGGCCGACCTACTCTTTTGTGAGGGCGTTGAGGACAGTAGAGAATAAGAGCGATCCGTGTGGAGGGAGGTATATTTATGTTCATAATCTTCCTCCAAGGTTCAATGAGGATATGCTTAAGGAGTGTAGGAGCCTTAGTCTGTGGACCAACATGTGTAAGTTCACCACGAATGCTGGTCTAGGTCCTCCACTGGAGAATGTTGAGGGGGTTTTCTCGAATACTGGGTGGTACGCGACTAATCAGTTTGCTGTGGATGTGATATTCAGTAATCGGATGAAGCAGTATGAGTGCTTGACGAATGACTCTTCACTTGCTGCTGCTATTTTTGTGCCCTTCTACGCTGGGTTTGATATTGCTAGGTATCTATGGGGGCACAACATATCAACTAGGGATGCTGCGTCTCTTGATTTGGTTGATTGGCTTGCAAAAACGCCTGAATGGAGTATTATGGGAGGAAAGGATCACTTTCTCGTGGCTGGCAGGATAACGTGGGATTTCAGGCGACTATCTGACCAAGAGTCAGACTGGGGTAACAAGCTTTTGTTCTTGCCATCGTCCAAAAACATGTCTATGCTTGTTGTGGAATCAAGTCCATGGAATGCAAATGATTTTGGAATTCCATATCCAACCTACTTCCATCCCGCTAAGGATGCTGATGTGATCATTTGGCAGGATAGGATGAGGAAACTTGAGAGGAAGTATCTGTTTTGTTTCGCTGGAGCACCCCGTCCAGGGAATGCCAAATCAATCCGAGGACAGATCATTGATCAATGCAAGAATTCGGCAGTGTGCAAATTGTTGGAGTGCGATTTTGGGGAAAGTAAGTGTCATTCTCCGAGTAGCATTATGCAGATGTTTCAGAGCTCACTTTTCTGTATGCAACCTCAAGGCGATTCATACACAAGAAGATCAGCGTTCGACTCCATGCTTGCTGGTTGCATACCCGTGTTTTCCCATCCAGGGTCTGCCTACATTCAGTACACCTGGCATTTACCAAAGAATTATTCGGTATATTCTGTGTTCCTTCCAGAGGATGACATTCGTAAGAATGTCAGCATAGAGCAAAGGCTAAGTCAAATTTCTGCAGAGAGAGTGAAGGAAATGAGAGAGGCAGTTATAAATCTCATCCCACAACTGATATATGCTGACCCTCGCTCGAAGCTGGAGACGTTTAGAGATGCCTTTGACGTGGCTGTTAGCGCAGTCATTGACAAGGTGACAAAGCTGAGGAAGGACACAATTGAGGGGCGTAGAGATGATGATTTCATAGAGGAGATTAGCTGGAAATATGATTTACTGGGTGAAGATCGAGCTGCAGGGCCTCATGAATGGGATCCATATTTTTCAAAGCCTAAAAAAGATGGCTAG
- the LOC125218570 gene encoding photosystem II reaction center Psb28 protein: MAALQSLAFSSPISHCAHHPRCIPATTHSRVSSSFNGQSLHLSNSNFPKHSQIHSTRRFTVMMVKPTIQFIQGTNEQTIPDVRLTKSRDGTNGMAIFTFTEPSVFDSSTVVGDITGFYMIDEEGTIQSVDVNAKFVNGKPAGIEAKYVMRTPREWDRFMRFMERYAEANGLSFVKK; encoded by the exons aTGGCAGCACTGCAGTCTCTGGCCTTCTCTTCTCCCATCTCTCATTGCGCCCACCACCCTCGCTGCATTCCAG CAACAACTCATTCTCGTGTAAGCTCATCGTTCAATGGCCAATCTTTACATCTATCAAACTCGAATTTCCCCAAACACAGCCAAATACACAGCACGCGCAGGTTCACTGTGATGATGGTGAAAccaaccatccaattcataCAGGGGACTAACGAGCAGACGATCCCAGACGTGAGGCTAACAAAGTCAAGGGACGGGACTAACGGCATGGCCATCTTCACGTTCACCGAGCCATCTGTTTTTGACTCATCCACCGTAGTTGGTGACATAACGGGCTTCTACATGATTGATGAGGAAGGAACAATTCAGTCAGTTGATGtgaatgcaaagttcgtgaacGGGAAGCCTGCTGGGATCGAAGCCAAGTATGTCATGCGCACTCCGCGAGAGTGGGACAGGTTCATGAGGTTTATGGAGAGGTATGCCGAAGCAAATGGATTGTCATTTGTGAAGAAATGA
- the LOC125221740 gene encoding MDIS1-interacting receptor like kinase 1: MSKHNHLLLMKLRTIILLLFLFYTCVSSQPINRDEASILLSIKASLIDPLNHLNTWESSTNASSHCSWSGVQCSLNGAVVELNLSHMNLSGRVPDEIQQLKSLTSLNLSSNAFASPLPLSLANLTALEAIDLSQNYFTDQFPSGLGSAPGLVSVNASGNNFSGYLPGDLANATLLESLDLRGNFFQGSIPMAYMSLNRLKFLGLSGNNLTGKIPLEIGEMTSLETAVLGYNEFEGGIPSQFGNLSSLKYLDLAIANLQGRIPAELGKLKKLSTLFLYKNNLEGGIPPEISGMASLQLLDLSDNALSGEIPARIGDLSNLQLLNLMCNELSGAVPASITTLTQLAVLELWNNTFSGELPRDLGKDMPLQWLDISSNSFTGPIPTTLCSRGNLTKLILFNNAFSGPIPASLSTCTSLVRVRMQNNLLSGTIPVGFGKLGRLQRLELANNSLTGQIPTDLSISTSLSSIDISRNHLQSSLPPSILTIPSLQSFVASGNSLTGEIPDQFQDCPSLSVMDLSSNHFVGSIPTSIASCDKLVNLNLRDNELSGEIPKSIAKMPTLAVLDLSNNSLTGEIPQDFGNSPALEMLNVSYNRLVGAVPSNGMLRTINPDDLAGNIALCGGVLSPCSKNAAAFASNLEKKKHIVRGWIIGLSTLVALFVAGVGVRFLYPIWQDGSSSFCFKERLERGNGAWPWRLMAFQRLSFNSSEILACIKESNVIGMGATGTVYKAEIQRLNTTVAVKKLWRWRKSDGDDDVEVGGSDDLVGEVNLLGRLRHRNIVRLLGFLHNDSDAMIIYEFMVNGSLGEALHRKKAGVLMVDWVTRYNIAVGVAQGLAYLHHDCHPPVIHRDVKSNNILLNANLEARLADFGLAKMMMKKNETVSVVAGSYGYIAPEYGYTLKVDEKSDIYSYGVVLMELVTGKRPLEEAEFGGCVDIVEWIRGKARKEGGLEETLDPSIGNAKHVAEEMLLVLRLAILCTAKQPRDRPSMRDVVSMLAEAKPRRKTAASEENRAVFTAAASSVNHV, translated from the exons ATGAGTAAACACAACCATCTCTTGCTCATGAAGTTGAGAACCATAATCCTACtcctatttctcttctacacTTGTGTTTCATCTCAACCAATAAACAGAGATGAAGCCTCAATCCTCCTCTCAATAAAGGCAAGCCTCATAGATCCACTAAACCATCTCAACACATGGGAATCCAGCACCAATGCCTCCTCCCACTGCAGCTGGAGTGGAGTGCAATGCAGCCTCAACGGTGCGGTCGTGGAGCTCAACCTCTCCCACATGAACCTCTCAGGCCGAGTCCCGGACGAAATCCAGCAGCTTAAAAGCCTCACCTCCCTCAACCTGAGCTCCAACGCGTTCGCCTCCCCGTTGCCATTGTCCTTGGCCAACCTCACAGCGCTCGAGGCCATCGACCTCAGCCAGAACTACTTCACGGATCAGTTCCCATCCGGCCTCGGATCAGCACCAGGGCTAGTGTCTGTCAATGCCTCGGGTAACAACTTCTCAGGCTACCTCCCCGGGGATCTTGCAAACGCGACACTCTTGGAGAGCCTCGACCTCAGAGGGAACTTCTTCCAAGGCAGCATTCCAATGGCCTACATGAGTTTGAACAGATTGAAATTTCTTGGTTTGTCTGGGAATAATCTCACTGGCAAAATACCACTAGAGATTGGTGAGATGACATCTTTGGAGACTGCTGTGTTGGGATACAATGAGTTTGAAGGTGGGATTCCATCACAGTTTGGAAACCTCAGTAGTCTCAAATATCTTGATCTCGCCATAGCGAATCTCCAAGGCCGGATTCCTGCAGAGCTCGGGAAGCTAAAAAAGCTCTCCACATTGTTCTTGTACAAGAACAATCTTGAAGGGGGGATCCCACCTGAGATCAGTGGCATGGCCTCACTGCAGCTGCTCGACTTGTCTGACAACGCGTTGTCTGGGGAAATCCCGGCCCGGATAGGCGATCTCAGCAACTTGCAGCTGCTGAATCTCATGTGCAATGAGCTCTCTGGTGCAGTTCCTGCATCCATCACTACACTGACTCAGCTAGCAGTGCTTGAGCTTTGGAATAACACGTTTTCGGGTGAGTTGCCACGCGATCTAGGGAAGGATATGCCTCTGCAGTGGCTGGATATCTCATCCAACTCATTCACTGGCCCCATCCCAACCACTCTCTGCAGCAGGGGAAACCTCACCAAGCTCATCCTCTTCAACAACGCGTTTTCTGGCCCGATTCCAGCCAGTTTATCGACATGTACATCGTTGGTTCGAGTGAGGATGCAGAACAATCTCCTATCTGGGACAATCCCAGTTGGATTTGGGAAGCTTGGGAGGCTTCAAAGGCTTGAACTAGCAAACAACAGCCTCACAGGTCAAATCCCAACTGATCTCTCCATTTCCACTTCTCTCTCCTCCATTGACATATCAAGAAACCACCTCCAATCCTCATTGCCTCCCTCCATCCTCACCATCCCATCTCTGCAAAGCTTCGTTGCCTCCGGAAACAGCTTGACCGGAGAGATCCCGGATCAGTTCCAGGACTGCCCTTCCCTCTCTGTGATGGATCTCTCCTCCAACCATTTCGTTGGAAGCATTCCAACCAGCATAGCCTCGTGTGATAAGCTCGTGAATCTGAATCTCCGAGACAACGAGCTAAGCGGGGAGATCCCAAAATCCATTGCCAAGATGCCTACATTGGCTGTTTTGGATCTGTCAAACAACTCTCTAACTGGAGAAATTCCTCAAGATTTTGGCAACTCACcagcattggagatgctcaaTGTCTCTTACAACAGGCTAGTAGGAGCAGTCCCTTCGAATGGCATGCTGCGTACCATCAATCCCGATGATCTAGCTGGCAACATTGCTCTCTGTGGCGGCGTGCTCTCACCTTGCTCGAAGAATGCAGCAGCATTTGCATCAAACctagagaagaagaagcacaTTGTTAGAGGATGGATTATAGGCCTCTCAACGCTAGTAGCTCTCTTCGTAGCTGGTGTTGGTGTCCGATTTCTTTACCCGATTTGGCAAGATGGCAGCAGCAGCTTCTGCTTCAAGGAGAGGCTCGAACGAGGCAATGGAGCGTGGCCATGGAGACTGATGGCATTCCAGAGGCTCAGCTTCAACAGCAGTGAGATTCTTGCCTGCATAAAGGAGTCAAATGTGATCGGGATGGGGGCAACCGGGACGGTCTACAAGGCCGAGATACAGAGGCTCAACACAACTGTTGCTGTCAAGAAGCTCTGGAGATGGAGGAAGagtgatggtgatgatgatgttgaaGTAGGAGGGAGTGATGATCTTGTGGGAGAGGTGAATCTCTTGGGAAGATTGAGGCACAGGAACATCGTAAGGCTGCTCGGATTCCTTCACAACGACTCTGATGCAATGATCATCTACGAGTTCATGGTGAATGGTAGCCTCGGAGAGGCGTTGCATCGGAAGAAGGCAGGTGTTCTGATGGTGGATTGGGTTACAAGGTACAACATTGCAGTTGGAGTTGCTCAGGGCCTTGCTTACCTCCACCACGACTGCCACCCGCCTGTGATCCACCGCGATGTGAAGTCGAACAACATCCTTCTCAATGCCAATCTTGAGGCAAGATTAGCAGATTTCGGGCTGGccaagatgatgatgaagaagaatgaGACAGTCTCTGTTGTTGCAGGATCATATGGATACATAGCACCTG AGTATGGTTACACACTCAAGGTTGACGAGAAGAGTGACATCTACAGCTATGGGGTGGTTCTGATGGAGCTCGTGACCGGGAAGAGGCCGTTAGAAGAGGCGGAGTTCGGAGGATGTGTGGACATTGTGGAGTGGATAAGAGGAAAGGCTAGGAAGGAGGGAGGTTTGGAAGAAACTCTGGATCCTAGCATAGGCAATGCGAAACATGTCGCGGAAGAGATGCTGCTGGTTCTGAGGCTCGCGATTCTCTGCACTGCGAAGCAGCCCAGGGATCGCCCCTCGATGAGGGATGTCGTCTCCATGCTTGCTGAGGCCAAGCCGCGAAGAAAGACTGCTGCCAGTGAGGAAAACAGAGCAGTGTTCACTGCTGCTGCTTCATCTGTGAATCATGTGTGA
- the LOC125221741 gene encoding auxin-responsive protein IAA13-like: MSSSEESYSYPDESDLELGLGLSLGGGKTKTKTKHPAAAWDHYARILTAKDFAGVVSDKTSSSSSSSSSSSSSITKVNTSGTKRTAESPCSPPARSAISQVVGWPPVRTYRMNTVSNQAKSPVTEQLLSIDDKCKSKNADTPNPNHGSCKNNNISKEKGFVKTSLFVKVNIDGVAIGRKVDLNAHTCYETLSRALDDMFMPSASVGGRGSNMERQASVAVKRQPVRFLDGSSDFVLTYEDKDGDWMLVGDVPWEIFLSSVRRLRIMRTTDAKGLAPGSQERNMRRPVTPL; the protein is encoded by the exons ATGTCATCATCGGAGGAGTCTTATTCGTACCCTGATGAGTCCGACCTCGAATTGGGGCTTGGCCTCAGCCTTGGAGGTGGAAAGACTAAGACTAAAACCAAGCATCCGGCGGCGGCGTGGGATCACTATGCAAGAATCTTGACTGCTAAGGATTTTGCTGGGGTGGTTTCTGACAAAACGTCGTCGtcttcttcgtcttcgtcttcgtcttcgtcttccATTACTAAAGTGAATACTAGCGGCACCAAGAGAACTGCTGAGTCGCCCTGTTCGCCTCCCGCCCGTTCTGCAATTAG TCAGGTTGTTGGATGGCCTCCTGTCCGAACTTATAGAATGAACACTGTGTCGAACCAGGCAAAATCGCCAGTCACTGAACAACTTTTGTCCATTGATGATAAATGTAAAAGCAAGAACGCTGATACACCCAATCCCAATCATGGAAGCTgcaaaaataacaatatttcaaaGGAAAAAGGATTTGTCAAAACATCTTTGTTTGTAAAGGTGAACATCGATGGGGTTGCAATCGGTAGAAAGGTTGATCTGAATGCTCATACCTGCTACGAGACTTTATCTCGGGCGTTGGATGACATGTTTATGCCAAGTGCATCAGTTGGGGGCAGAG GATCAAATATGGAAAGGCAAGCTTCTGTTGCTGTTAAAAGACAACCTGTTAGATTTCTGGATGGTTCATCTGACTTTGTTCTTACCTACGAGGACAAGGACGGAGATTGGATGCTTGTCGGAGATGTTCCCTGGGA GATATTTCTGAGTTCTGTGAGGAGGCTCCGGATCATGAGGACGACTGATGCCAAAGGACTTG CTCCAGGATCTCAAGAAAGGAACATGAGACGGCCAGTTACTCCCTTATAG